One genomic segment of Candidatus Bathyarchaeota archaeon includes these proteins:
- a CDS encoding TRM11 family methyltransferase produces MPKLFFLLSGENPTLPAAEVKAILEAEDYPYKNPAEYDQVLSLDADDACVHMIQIRSAFTRVCAKQVFLSDATNEEILKTAAQTDFSEVLSEGESFVVRINRIKNYADEDLNTMTLEGELGGIIKENNPGTRVNLSHPDKTFIGIITSDKLIFGLKLTEIQTKTFSERRPRKKPFFHPSAMPSKLARCMINLAHAKADALVLDPFCGTGSSLIEATYIGCSAVGVDAQKRMIYGCRKNLRFFNISAEGLVLGDARKLPFSRVDCVVTDPPYGRSASTLKATTRQLVVDVLAASYGLLGVGQRICIASPKTLGISKIGEELGFKHLQSHFAYVHRTLTREIAVFEKVNQQ; encoded by the coding sequence GTGCCCAAGCTCTTTTTTTTACTCTCAGGCGAAAACCCAACCCTTCCAGCAGCGGAAGTCAAAGCTATTCTTGAAGCAGAAGACTACCCCTACAAAAATCCTGCAGAGTATGACCAAGTTCTCAGTTTAGACGCTGACGATGCATGTGTGCACATGATTCAAATACGTTCTGCTTTCACCCGAGTCTGCGCAAAACAAGTTTTCCTCTCCGATGCCACAAACGAAGAAATCTTGAAAACTGCTGCTCAAACCGATTTTAGTGAGGTTTTGTCTGAGGGTGAGAGTTTTGTGGTGCGTATCAACCGCATAAAAAACTATGCCGATGAAGACTTGAACACGATGACGCTTGAGGGTGAATTGGGCGGAATCATCAAAGAAAACAATCCTGGCACGCGCGTCAACCTAAGTCATCCAGACAAAACTTTTATCGGCATAATTACCAGCGACAAACTCATTTTTGGGCTTAAACTAACCGAAATCCAAACCAAAACCTTCAGCGAACGCCGGCCCAGAAAAAAACCCTTCTTCCACCCCTCCGCAATGCCCAGCAAACTCGCGCGGTGTATGATAAATCTGGCACATGCAAAGGCGGACGCGCTGGTTTTGGACCCCTTCTGCGGTACAGGAAGCAGCCTTATCGAAGCCACCTACATTGGATGCAGTGCTGTTGGTGTGGATGCTCAGAAGCGGATGATTTATGGTTGCAGAAAAAACCTGCGTTTCTTTAACATTTCCGCGGAGGGTTTAGTTTTGGGTGATGCGCGCAAACTGCCTTTTTCAAGGGTGGATTGTGTGGTGACTGACCCGCCGTATGGGCGAAGTGCGAGTACGTTGAAGGCGACGACGCGGCAGTTGGTGGTGGATGTTCTTGCGGCTTCTTATGGCTTGTTGGGTGTGGGGCAACGGATTTGTATAGCTTCGCCTAAAACGTTAGGTATAAGCAAAATTGGTGAAGAGTTGGGGTTTAAGCATTTGCAGTCACATTTCGCGTACGTGCACCGAACATTGACACGGGAAATTGCAGTGTTTGAAAAGGTGAATCAGCAATGA
- a CDS encoding NUDIX hydrolase — protein sequence MYPEQPVVGIGSVILKEGEIVLIQRGNEPGRGKWTIPGGLVEVGEHLEQTVIRETKEEINLDVINPTLVDVVDNVDYDAQGKIKYHYVILQYHVQVIGGKLKADSDALDVQWVHIDNVEEYDLTASFRAFFRKNKRKLEKLTSYPEKTAVFHHQP from the coding sequence ATGTATCCTGAGCAGCCAGTGGTAGGCATAGGCTCAGTCATACTCAAAGAAGGCGAAATTGTCCTGATACAGCGGGGCAACGAACCGGGCAGAGGAAAATGGACCATCCCCGGCGGCTTAGTGGAGGTTGGCGAGCACCTTGAGCAAACGGTGATTCGTGAAACCAAAGAAGAAATCAACCTAGACGTGATAAACCCCACACTGGTTGATGTTGTAGATAACGTGGATTATGATGCACAAGGCAAAATCAAGTATCACTACGTCATCCTACAATACCACGTGCAAGTCATAGGGGGCAAACTAAAAGCCGACAGCGACGCCCTAGACGTCCAATGGGTACACATTGACAACGTAGAAGAATATGACTTAACTGCGTCGTTTCGTGCTTTTTTTAGGAAAAACAAAAGAAAACTCGAAAAACTCACCTCATACCCCGAAAAAACAGCCGTGTTTCACCACCAGCCTTAA
- a CDS encoding sugar phosphate isomerase/epimerase, translating to MTAKIGVSMLYCLGEPFNRMVKRLGTIGTRYIEIVDDGTHELNKARIQLLRETAKSYNLEYSIHAPFADINIASPNKTMLQIIHKRLKQSLQNANALDAKLWVFHPGQQTGISQFYPGKQWQQNMESIQQIYAESEELGVNIAMENLPGKYWFLMNSPEAYQRFYRETNLPIGIVLDLGHAHLEAQNQPFFNMLTDKIIHIHASDNHGNDDEHLGIGMGNIDYKWFAEIIKKTGYNRNIIIESTTQVPQSLTKLQQLLA from the coding sequence ATGACTGCTAAAATTGGGGTTTCAATGCTTTATTGTCTTGGCGAACCCTTCAACCGCATGGTTAAGCGCCTGGGCACAATCGGAACACGATACATAGAAATTGTAGATGACGGAACACACGAGCTAAACAAAGCCCGCATACAGCTACTACGGGAAACCGCTAAAAGCTACAACCTCGAATACTCAATCCACGCGCCCTTTGCAGACATAAACATTGCCTCCCCAAACAAAACCATGCTACAGATTATACACAAACGCCTCAAACAATCTCTCCAAAACGCCAACGCCTTAGACGCTAAACTCTGGGTATTCCACCCCGGACAGCAAACAGGAATCAGCCAATTCTACCCCGGCAAACAATGGCAGCAAAACATGGAAAGCATCCAGCAAATTTATGCAGAATCCGAAGAATTAGGGGTAAACATTGCCATGGAAAATCTGCCTGGCAAATACTGGTTTTTAATGAACTCACCTGAAGCGTACCAGCGTTTCTACCGCGAAACTAACCTGCCCATAGGCATCGTGTTGGATTTGGGACACGCACATCTAGAAGCACAAAATCAACCTTTCTTTAACATGCTAACAGACAAAATCATACACATCCACGCCAGCGACAACCACGGCAACGACGATGAGCACCTTGGCATTGGCATGGGCAACATCGACTACAAATGGTTCGCGGAAATCATCAAGAAAACAGGCTACAACCGCAACATAATAATCGAATCCACCACTCAGGTACCTCAGAGCCTAACAAAACTTCAGCAACTACTCGCTTAG
- a CDS encoding fasciclin domain-containing protein translates to MDIVETAMASSEFKTLVEAVKAAGLVETLKGQGPFTVFAPTDEAFSKIPKGDLDALLKDTAQLKNVLTFHVAEGKMMASDLEKHTYLQALNGGELRIDAKRWHLHRNIKVNDANIIKADLVVDNGVCHAIDKVLMPKVAMVGEQTM, encoded by the coding sequence ATGGATATTGTTGAAACAGCAATGGCTTCAAGCGAGTTTAAAACGCTGGTTGAAGCAGTTAAAGCAGCAGGACTTGTTGAAACCCTTAAAGGACAAGGTCCCTTCACAGTTTTTGCGCCAACAGACGAAGCATTTTCTAAAATCCCCAAAGGCGACCTTGACGCGCTCCTCAAAGATACCGCCCAGCTCAAAAACGTTTTAACTTTCCATGTTGCCGAAGGAAAAATGATGGCTTCAGATTTAGAAAAACACACGTATTTGCAAGCGTTAAACGGTGGGGAACTGCGGATTGATGCGAAGCGTTGGCATTTACATCGAAACATCAAAGTTAACGATGCAAACATTATCAAGGCAGATTTGGTTGTGGATAACGGAGTCTGTCATGCTATTGACAAAGTGCTTATGCCCAAAGTAGCAATGGTTGGAGAACAAACAATGTAA
- a CDS encoding ribose-phosphate diphosphokinase: MKIISGPASKELAEKVSQQTGYPNVPVASKIFPDGESYVRLEGSVEGEDVAIIQTTCPPGQDGRLFQLSFMADAAKRGGAKSVTAVVPYLAYARQDKMFLSGEGISVETIARMINASGVDQLLTVNLHSEASLSKFTFPAKTASAIPLIAQYFVDKGFSGAFALSPDKGAMYIAKQAQAVLGGDVGHLSKTRDRYTGQTVQTAEGLNVKDQTVIILDDIISTGGTIVGAAKILREQGAKHVFCACVHGLLIGNAAEKILAAGVEEIISTDSVPNAYSKVSLAPLISSELKA, encoded by the coding sequence GTGAAGATTATCAGTGGACCAGCATCCAAAGAACTTGCAGAAAAAGTCTCCCAGCAAACCGGTTACCCAAACGTGCCTGTGGCATCCAAAATTTTTCCCGACGGCGAATCCTACGTGCGCTTAGAAGGCAGCGTTGAAGGCGAAGATGTCGCAATCATACAAACCACCTGTCCACCTGGTCAAGATGGCAGGCTTTTTCAGCTCTCGTTTATGGCGGATGCGGCAAAACGTGGCGGCGCAAAATCCGTCACCGCAGTGGTACCCTATCTTGCGTATGCGCGTCAAGACAAAATGTTTCTGTCAGGCGAAGGAATCAGCGTAGAAACAATAGCGCGGATGATTAATGCTTCGGGGGTAGACCAGTTGTTAACTGTTAACCTTCACTCTGAAGCTTCCCTCTCCAAGTTCACGTTCCCAGCAAAAACCGCAAGCGCAATCCCCCTAATCGCTCAGTATTTTGTTGATAAAGGCTTTAGTGGCGCATTTGCGCTCTCACCTGACAAGGGCGCTATGTATATTGCTAAGCAGGCACAGGCGGTTCTGGGCGGTGACGTGGGGCATCTTAGCAAAACCCGCGACCGCTACACAGGACAAACCGTGCAAACCGCGGAAGGCTTAAACGTTAAAGACCAAACCGTCATCATCCTTGACGACATCATCAGCACAGGCGGAACCATCGTGGGAGCAGCAAAAATCCTGCGCGAACAAGGCGCCAAGCACGTTTTCTGTGCATGTGTCCACGGTTTGCTGATTGGGAATGCAGCTGAGAAGATTTTGGCAGCGGGTGTAGAAGAAATCATCAGCACAGACAGCGTACCCAATGCCTACAGCAAAGTTTCGCTGGCACCGCTAATAAGCAGTGAATTAAAGGCGTAA
- a CDS encoding DUF87 domain-containing protein codes for MKLYKKEGNVLQIISFPTESAEKGDYLLVEDADAGKALIAQVIDVQFAAVPGVLEELLRTLPDGGEPLQGEDIDPMEIAPHITYIQDATLLVCKIRATLENNMLSPSSSWLPSRSQSLIKKLSVPMLMKLAKMDGRLPIILGGTKDSSLLTIDASSVDGTLNIITGKKGCGKSHLSKLLMTNLVGYKAAVVIFDLNGEYSNLGLTNDGKRNMYYDKIHTLAPSQNFKVALDQLHLNTVMGILVNALHLPGTSAREFRRLWKSLKERGKLTMQELGDAIRDLNCNQHVRDALASRFHSFANSGFFTDCPGEATLLDESLLKAKDYGGAIVINLKNTSNIDRQIVVEYVLGKLVDSLSNWRLQAVFLFAEEAHLYLRETYWDDIVTRMRHYGIFTTFITNQPDTIQETIYRQADNIFLFNFTNEHDLDVVSRAARVDAETVRSIARDLPPHHCLTLGKVVHDFPIVTRVRALDVKAGGETRLFFRGMR; via the coding sequence ATGAAGCTCTACAAAAAAGAAGGCAACGTTCTGCAAATCATCAGTTTTCCAACCGAGAGCGCTGAGAAAGGCGATTACCTACTGGTCGAAGATGCTGATGCTGGCAAAGCCCTTATTGCGCAGGTTATTGATGTGCAGTTCGCTGCTGTTCCAGGAGTTTTAGAGGAGCTTTTGCGTACGTTGCCTGATGGTGGCGAGCCATTACAGGGCGAGGACATTGACCCAATGGAAATTGCGCCTCATATAACCTACATTCAAGATGCCACTTTGCTGGTGTGCAAAATACGCGCCACCCTAGAAAACAACATGCTTAGCCCCAGTAGCAGTTGGTTACCCAGCCGTTCCCAATCACTCATCAAAAAGCTCAGTGTGCCCATGCTGATGAAGTTGGCAAAAATGGATGGGCGTTTGCCAATTATTTTGGGCGGAACCAAAGACTCCAGCCTACTAACCATTGATGCTTCAAGCGTGGATGGTACACTCAACATCATCACGGGCAAAAAGGGCTGCGGCAAAAGCCACCTCAGCAAACTACTCATGACCAACCTTGTCGGATACAAAGCCGCTGTAGTAATTTTTGACCTCAACGGCGAATACAGCAATCTGGGCTTAACCAACGATGGCAAACGCAACATGTACTACGACAAAATCCACACCCTCGCCCCCAGCCAAAACTTCAAAGTCGCCCTTGACCAGCTCCACCTAAACACCGTCATGGGCATACTGGTAAACGCGTTACACTTGCCTGGAACTTCTGCCCGTGAGTTCCGCCGCCTATGGAAATCTCTTAAAGAACGGGGCAAACTCACTATGCAAGAACTCGGAGACGCCATCCGTGACCTAAACTGCAACCAGCACGTTCGGGATGCGTTGGCTTCAAGGTTTCACAGCTTTGCTAACTCGGGATTCTTCACAGATTGCCCTGGTGAGGCAACTTTGCTGGATGAGAGCCTGCTAAAAGCCAAAGACTACGGCGGCGCGATTGTGATTAACCTCAAAAACACCAGCAATATTGACCGCCAAATCGTGGTTGAGTATGTTCTGGGCAAATTGGTGGATTCGCTGTCGAATTGGCGGTTGCAGGCGGTTTTCCTTTTCGCTGAGGAAGCCCACCTGTATTTGCGCGAGACTTACTGGGATGACATCGTAACTCGCATGCGGCATTATGGCATCTTCACCACATTCATCACAAATCAGCCCGACACCATCCAAGAAACCATCTACCGCCAAGCAGACAACATCTTCCTCTTCAACTTCACCAATGAGCACGACCTCGACGTTGTAAGCCGAGCTGCTCGGGTGGATGCAGAAACCGTGCGGAGTATTGCGCGTGATTTACCACCGCATCATTGTCTCACGCTGGGAAAAGTTGTGCATGACTTCCCAATAGTCACCCGCGTCCGCGCTTTGGATGTTAAGGCTGGTGGTGAAACACGGCTGTTTTTTCGGGGTATGAGGTGA
- the rnz gene encoding ribonuclease Z produces the protein MSVRVVFLGTSGSVPTLKRSLPCIVVQTDKGLWMFDCGEGAQRQMMQNKVSFHKKLKILITHLHGDHMLGLPGLLQTMALMDRKEPVQVYGPVGLATFLQCTKDTLNFGLTYPVEIYEIMGEGTVCEEDECTLQAVKSNHSIEGFCFALIEKPRPGRFYPQKAKALGVPAGELWSKLQQGEEIVVDEKTVLPSQVMGPVRAGRKIVYTGDTKPFAGFAEFARDADLLIHECTFDDSMVERADVDGHSTPKQAAGQAKAAKAKRLVLTHISARYSDATVLLEQAKTVFADVVVAEDGLVLELPLSE, from the coding sequence ATGAGTGTTCGGGTGGTTTTTTTGGGAACCAGCGGCAGCGTACCCACGTTAAAACGTAGTCTGCCCTGTATTGTGGTTCAAACCGACAAGGGCTTGTGGATGTTTGACTGCGGCGAAGGTGCACAGAGGCAAATGATGCAAAACAAAGTCAGCTTCCACAAAAAACTCAAAATCCTAATAACACACCTGCATGGCGACCACATGTTGGGCTTGCCGGGGCTTTTACAAACAATGGCATTAATGGACCGAAAAGAACCCGTGCAGGTTTATGGACCCGTGGGATTGGCGACGTTTTTGCAGTGCACCAAGGACACTCTAAACTTTGGGTTAACTTACCCTGTTGAAATCTACGAAATTATGGGTGAAGGCACAGTTTGCGAAGAGGACGAATGCACTCTGCAAGCGGTTAAATCAAACCATTCCATTGAGGGGTTCTGTTTTGCGTTGATTGAGAAGCCGCGACCTGGCAGGTTTTATCCGCAGAAAGCCAAAGCGTTAGGTGTTCCAGCGGGTGAGTTGTGGTCAAAGCTGCAACAGGGCGAAGAAATTGTTGTTGATGAAAAAACTGTTTTGCCCAGTCAAGTTATGGGTCCAGTGCGTGCGGGCAGAAAAATCGTTTACACAGGCGACACCAAACCCTTCGCGGGGTTTGCAGAGTTTGCGCGGGATGCGGATTTGCTGATTCACGAGTGCACTTTTGATGATTCGATGGTTGAGCGGGCGGATGTAGATGGGCATTCAACGCCAAAACAAGCTGCGGGTCAAGCTAAAGCTGCCAAAGCTAAACGGTTGGTGCTTACCCATATCAGCGCCCGATACAGCGACGCCACTGTGCTTTTAGAGCAGGCAAAAACAGTTTTTGCGGATGTGGTTGTGGCTGAGGATGGGTTGGTTTTGGAGTTGCCCCTAAGCGAGTAG